A region from the Deltaproteobacteria bacterium genome encodes:
- the glnE gene encoding bifunctional [glutamate--ammonia ligase]-adenylyl-L-tyrosine phosphorylase/[glutamate--ammonia-ligase] adenylyltransferase, with protein MGPPLERLRAAGVADPDALVARLGATWPAADVPDAVLDALADAADPTLAVASLGRLREGASEALASTAADPDAAAALVTLLGASGSVARWLLAEPASWSEVLATSQTPPPLATLVPRPAPPEDQSVEALAQALRAFKRRRVLLIAARDLLRRSTLAETTAELSRLAEDALEVAVAGVRARLVAAHGDVLDAGGGPLGFCVLGMGKLGGGELNFSSDIDLVYVYADGGRDSAGGPRGPLSVREFMSRLAEGVTKAVHQATGDGFVFRVDLRLRPEGTNGPIVNSIVNALLYYESWGQTWERAAYLKARPVAGDHALGAALLRELEPFVFRRYLDFATLEDLKQMKAKVAHALASGPDKGINVKLGRGGIREVEFVIQNLQLIHAGKDERIRERNSLLALERLVEARYLAADESARLAEAYRFLRDVEHKIQLVDERQTQVIPAGQGELQLARRLGYRGDGADGVLAAFRADRVRHMDAVAASFASLFYGAETTRAENADERYAALLAGLDDDPAKTDAELAAVGFADPRSAREHLVLLRDGAPTSRANPRRKQLLLTVAPALLGEVTRAPDPDLALRHLAGFIAAIGARSSFLSLLAENRATLRVLVRLFGSSEFLSQILIRHPEMLDNLVRADLVRLDMPKPALVAEVAGIVQSADGYEARLDALRRFRHEQFLRIGINDLDNLLPFHVASSQLSDLADVCLDAAWRVAEEETCRRYGIAASPGRFAVIGLGKLGARELTYNSDLDLIFVYIPGASTAGPVSVHEFFTKLAQTLMTTLQVRTREGRMYSIDTRLRPSGNQGPLVSSLESFARYHAERAQLWERQAMIKARGVVGEPALLREVEAIITRFVYAQPLADDEVAEIHRLRMRLERELGGDERAELNIKTGRGGLLDIEFMVQMKQLRHGSDVPEVRRRATRHALAALAAAGVVPDDEAASLEESYAFLRSLTNRLRIERDQPVESIERESERLPALARRLGYTGSNDAVADQLLADYGRHRERVRALYVRWFGV; from the coding sequence ATGGGTCCACCGCTCGAGAGGCTCCGCGCCGCCGGCGTAGCCGATCCGGACGCGCTCGTCGCGCGCCTCGGCGCGACCTGGCCCGCCGCCGACGTGCCGGACGCCGTGCTCGACGCGCTCGCCGATGCGGCCGACCCCACGCTCGCCGTCGCGAGCCTCGGCCGGCTGCGCGAAGGCGCGTCGGAGGCGCTCGCGAGCACCGCCGCCGATCCCGACGCGGCCGCCGCCCTGGTCACGCTCCTCGGCGCCAGCGGCTCGGTCGCGCGCTGGCTCCTCGCCGAGCCGGCGTCCTGGTCGGAGGTTCTCGCGACGAGCCAGACGCCGCCGCCGCTGGCGACGCTCGTGCCGCGTCCGGCGCCGCCCGAGGACCAGAGCGTCGAAGCGCTGGCGCAAGCGCTCCGGGCCTTCAAGCGGCGACGCGTGCTCTTGATCGCGGCGCGCGATCTCCTGCGCCGGAGCACGCTCGCCGAGACCACGGCGGAGCTTTCGCGGCTCGCCGAGGACGCCCTCGAAGTCGCGGTCGCGGGCGTCCGTGCGCGGCTCGTCGCCGCGCACGGCGACGTACTCGATGCCGGCGGCGGCCCGCTCGGGTTCTGCGTCCTCGGCATGGGGAAGCTCGGCGGCGGCGAGCTCAATTTCAGCTCCGACATCGATCTCGTGTACGTCTATGCCGACGGCGGACGCGACAGCGCCGGCGGTCCGCGCGGTCCGCTCTCGGTACGCGAGTTCATGAGCCGCCTCGCGGAGGGCGTGACCAAGGCGGTGCACCAGGCGACCGGGGACGGCTTCGTCTTTCGCGTCGACCTGCGCTTGCGGCCCGAGGGGACCAATGGACCGATCGTCAACTCGATCGTGAATGCGCTCCTCTACTACGAGTCGTGGGGCCAGACATGGGAGCGCGCGGCGTATCTGAAGGCGCGGCCCGTCGCCGGCGACCACGCGCTCGGGGCCGCCTTGCTGCGCGAGCTCGAGCCCTTCGTCTTCCGCCGCTACCTCGACTTCGCCACGCTCGAAGATCTGAAGCAGATGAAGGCGAAGGTCGCGCACGCGCTGGCGAGCGGTCCCGACAAGGGCATCAACGTGAAGCTCGGACGGGGCGGCATCCGCGAGGTCGAGTTCGTGATCCAGAACCTGCAGCTCATCCACGCCGGCAAGGACGAGCGCATCCGCGAGCGCAATTCGCTGCTCGCGCTCGAGCGTCTGGTCGAGGCGCGCTACCTAGCGGCGGACGAGAGCGCGCGTCTCGCCGAGGCGTATCGGTTCCTCCGCGACGTCGAGCACAAGATCCAGCTCGTGGACGAGCGCCAGACGCAGGTGATTCCCGCGGGGCAGGGCGAGCTGCAGTTGGCGCGCCGGCTCGGCTATCGGGGCGACGGCGCCGACGGAGTGCTGGCGGCGTTTCGCGCCGATCGCGTCCGGCACATGGACGCGGTCGCGGCCTCGTTCGCGTCGCTCTTCTACGGCGCGGAGACGACCCGCGCGGAGAACGCCGACGAACGCTACGCGGCGCTCCTCGCCGGTCTCGACGACGACCCCGCGAAGACCGACGCGGAGCTCGCGGCGGTCGGGTTCGCCGATCCGCGCTCTGCGCGCGAGCACCTCGTGCTGTTGCGCGACGGCGCGCCGACGTCGCGAGCGAACCCGCGTCGCAAGCAGCTCCTGTTGACGGTCGCGCCGGCGCTTCTCGGCGAGGTGACGCGTGCGCCCGATCCGGACCTGGCGCTCCGGCACCTGGCCGGGTTCATCGCGGCGATCGGCGCCCGCTCGAGCTTCCTTTCCCTTCTCGCGGAGAACCGTGCCACCCTGCGCGTGCTGGTGCGCCTCTTCGGGTCGAGCGAGTTCCTGTCGCAGATCCTGATCCGCCATCCCGAGATGCTCGACAACCTCGTGCGCGCGGACCTCGTCCGACTCGACATGCCGAAGCCGGCGCTCGTGGCCGAGGTCGCGGGGATCGTGCAATCCGCCGACGGCTACGAGGCGCGGCTCGACGCGCTCCGCCGCTTCCGGCACGAGCAATTCCTCCGCATCGGCATCAACGACCTCGACAACCTGCTGCCCTTCCATGTCGCGAGCAGCCAGCTGAGCGATCTAGCGGACGTCTGTCTCGACGCGGCATGGCGCGTGGCGGAGGAGGAGACGTGCCGACGCTACGGTATCGCAGCGTCCCCGGGCCGCTTTGCGGTAATCGGGCTCGGTAAGCTCGGCGCCCGCGAGCTCACGTACAACTCGGACCTCGATCTCATCTTCGTATACATCCCCGGGGCGAGCACGGCGGGTCCGGTGTCGGTGCACGAGTTCTTCACCAAGCTCGCGCAGACGCTGATGACGACGCTGCAGGTTCGGACCCGCGAGGGGCGGATGTACAGCATCGACACGCGGCTCCGGCCGTCGGGCAACCAGGGGCCGCTCGTGTCGTCGCTCGAATCGTTCGCGCGCTACCATGCCGAGCGCGCGCAGCTCTGGGAGCGCCAGGCGATGATCAAGGCGCGCGGCGTCGTCGGCGAACCGGCTCTCCTGCGCGAGGTGGAGGCGATCATCACGCGGTTCGTGTACGCGCAGCCCCTCGCCGACGACGAGGTGGCCGAGATCCACCGGCTGCGCATGCGGCTCGAGCGTGAGCTCGGCGGCGACGAGCGCGCGGAGCTCAACATCAAGACGGGCCGCGGCGGACTCCTCGACATCGAGTTCATGGTGCAGATGAAACAGCTCCGCCACGGTTCCGACGTGCCGGAGGTTCGCCGGCGGGCGACGCGCCACGCGCTCGCGGCGCTCGCGGCGGCCGGGGTCGTGCCCGACGACGAGGCGGCGAGCCTCGAGGAGAGCTACGCGTTCCTGCGATCGCTCACCAACCGGTTGCGCATCGAGCGCGACCAACCGGTCGAGTCGATCGAGCGCGAGAGCGAGCGCCTGCCGGCGCTCGCGCGCCGGCTCGGCTACACGGGTAGCAACGACGCCGTCGCGGATCAGCTGCTCGCCGACTACGGCCGCCATCGCGAACGTGTACGGGCGCTCTATGTGCGCTGGTTCGGCGTCTGA
- a CDS encoding chloride channel protein, with protein MSGSRSASATHTQYTGLVLVAALIGFLGAAGSVVFQAAIRTAARAFGALGAALGAWGAAQPLAPPIVLAAGGIALLLLERIFPGHALGYGFPRFLEMVHLESGRVKRRWMIVKTLGAAISLGAGASVGREGPIAQIGGSIGSFVARLLRLEPRSKLLAACGAAAGIATTFNAPIGSVMFAQEIVLQGKVELAHFSLIVISTATAVITARALGGVDTVFQVRAFDLGAYQELVTYALMGLFLGLLAASYVRFFHATLERLARLRVGTATKLVGGLAAVGVVGAFLPKNLSDGYPVIEEALAGKLPATLMVALALAKILTSSVSLGCGAPGGVFGPIFFIGAMSGGAFRSLSAWWMPSLTGPRGSYALVGLAAFLGACTHAPLTAIFLLFETTGSHEIALPALVTVILAVIVASAIESESIDTLGLARAGTSLEPPREQIMDLIPVASAFHEVFEPIRADAPLAEVLKVMGESTGSHFPVVEGGGRLLGTLSLHGVRAVLLDPEAGSERTAGDLCDRHVPTVTLETSLGQALGRMEEDDRDALPVVASDDQTRVLGLLSRADVIRAYNRALVAMRTIPGAAGVDALPRWSKGYRVVRFEVPRGWDGRTLRELDCRARFGVSVLAVERRDDPGHTFEVPDPDHALAAGDTLVLAGPAGEVTDFERTARRGPPDAFAPAG; from the coding sequence GTGTCCGGGTCGCGAAGCGCGTCGGCGACGCACACCCAATACACCGGCCTCGTTCTCGTCGCGGCGCTGATCGGCTTCCTCGGCGCGGCCGGCAGCGTCGTCTTCCAGGCCGCGATCAGGACCGCGGCACGCGCCTTCGGGGCGCTCGGCGCCGCGCTCGGCGCGTGGGGGGCGGCGCAGCCGCTCGCGCCGCCCATCGTGCTCGCCGCAGGCGGAATCGCGCTGCTCCTGCTGGAACGGATCTTCCCCGGGCACGCGCTCGGCTACGGCTTCCCGCGTTTCCTCGAGATGGTGCACCTCGAGAGCGGACGGGTGAAGCGGCGCTGGATGATCGTCAAGACCCTCGGCGCCGCGATCTCGCTCGGCGCGGGCGCTTCGGTCGGTCGCGAAGGACCGATCGCGCAGATCGGCGGATCGATCGGCTCGTTCGTCGCGCGGCTCCTCCGCCTCGAACCACGCTCGAAGCTCCTCGCCGCGTGCGGCGCGGCCGCCGGCATCGCGACCACCTTCAACGCGCCGATCGGCAGCGTGATGTTCGCGCAGGAGATCGTGCTCCAGGGCAAGGTCGAGCTCGCACATTTCAGCCTGATCGTCATCTCGACCGCGACGGCGGTGATCACGGCGCGCGCGCTCGGCGGCGTCGACACGGTCTTCCAGGTGCGGGCGTTCGATCTCGGCGCGTACCAAGAACTGGTGACGTACGCCCTCATGGGCCTCTTCCTCGGCTTGCTCGCGGCGAGCTACGTCCGCTTCTTCCACGCCACCCTCGAACGCCTCGCACGGCTGCGCGTCGGCACGGCGACGAAGCTCGTCGGCGGACTCGCCGCGGTCGGCGTCGTCGGGGCATTCCTGCCGAAGAACCTCTCCGACGGCTATCCCGTCATCGAAGAGGCGCTCGCCGGAAAGCTCCCCGCGACGCTGATGGTCGCACTCGCGCTCGCCAAGATCCTCACGAGCAGCGTCTCGCTCGGCTGCGGCGCTCCAGGCGGCGTCTTCGGTCCCATCTTCTTCATCGGGGCGATGAGCGGCGGCGCGTTCCGCTCCCTGTCCGCCTGGTGGATGCCGAGCCTCACCGGACCGCGCGGCTCGTACGCCCTCGTCGGCCTCGCCGCGTTTCTCGGTGCCTGTACGCACGCGCCGCTCACCGCGATCTTCCTGCTGTTCGAAACGACGGGCAGCCACGAGATCGCGTTGCCGGCGCTCGTCACCGTGATCCTCGCAGTCATCGTCGCCAGCGCGATCGAATCGGAGTCGATCGACACGCTCGGGCTCGCGCGCGCCGGAACCAGCCTCGAGCCGCCGCGCGAGCAGATCATGGACCTGATCCCGGTCGCCTCCGCCTTCCACGAAGTCTTCGAGCCGATCCGCGCCGACGCGCCGCTCGCCGAGGTCTTGAAGGTGATGGGCGAAAGCACCGGGAGCCACTTTCCCGTCGTCGAGGGCGGCGGCCGCCTGCTCGGGACGTTGTCGCTGCACGGCGTCCGCGCCGTACTCCTCGATCCCGAGGCCGGAAGCGAGCGCACGGCCGGCGACCTCTGCGACCGCCACGTTCCGACCGTCACGCTGGAGACGAGCCTCGGCCAGGCGCTCGGCCGGATGGAGGAGGACGATCGCGACGCGCTCCCCGTCGTCGCAAGCGACGATCAGACACGCGTGCTCGGGCTGCTGTCGCGCGCCGACGTGATCCGCGCCTACAATCGCGCGCTGGTGGCGATGCGGACGATTCCGGGTGCGGCCGGCGTCGACGCGCTCCCACGGTGGTCGAAGGGGTATAGGGTCGTGCGCTTCGAGGTGCCGCGCGGGTGGGACGGGCGCACGCTGCGCGAGCTCGACTGCCGCGCGCGCTTCGGCGTGAGCGTGCTCGCGGTCGAGCGTCGCGACGATCCCGGCCATACGTTCGAGGTTCCGGATCCGGATCACGCTCTCGCCGCGGGCGACACGCTGGTCCTCGCCGGGCCGGCCGGGGAGGTCACCGATTTCGAGCGTACCGCCCGTCGAGGACCGCCGGACGCGTTCGCGCCGGCCGGCTGA
- the trmFO gene encoding methylenetetrahydrofolate--tRNA-(uracil(54)-C(5))-methyltransferase (FADH(2)-oxidizing) TrmFO has translation MSDRVTVVGGGLAGSEAAWQLAELGIGVDLYEMRPVRGTEAHTTEHLAELVCSNSFRNASLETAVGCLKEEMRRLGSLVLAVADRTSVPAGACLAVDRALFAEGVTRAVTEHPNVRLHRCELQAIPDGVTILATGPLTSPGLSSALERLFGEAHLYFYDAIAPIVTSDSIDMGIAYKASRYGKGGDDYVNCPMTRDEYYAFVDAVLAAEKVPAKQFERTVYFEGCMPIEEMARRGRDTLAFGPMRPVGLIDPQTGTRPFAVVQLRQDDAAARLFNMVGFQTKMTYPEQRRVFRMIPGLAAAEFVRLGSLHRNTFVDSPNVLMPTLRLRAARTTFLAGQIIGVEGYVESAAAGLLAGINAARLLAGAPLVSPPATTALGSLLAYVTQRGRRDFQPMNANYGLFPPLAGRVRGREKKLKLAARALADFDRWSIAEGLAPAARVRPAPEPVDALPASS, from the coding sequence ATGTCGGATCGCGTCACGGTCGTCGGCGGTGGGCTCGCGGGATCGGAGGCCGCGTGGCAGCTCGCGGAGCTCGGCATCGGCGTCGACCTCTACGAGATGCGTCCGGTGCGCGGCACGGAGGCGCACACCACGGAGCACCTCGCCGAGCTCGTCTGTTCGAACTCGTTCCGGAACGCCTCGCTCGAGACGGCGGTCGGCTGCTTGAAGGAGGAGATGCGGCGGCTCGGCTCGCTCGTCCTCGCGGTCGCCGACCGTACGAGCGTGCCGGCGGGAGCGTGCCTGGCGGTCGATCGCGCGCTCTTCGCCGAGGGGGTCACGCGCGCCGTCACCGAGCATCCGAACGTCCGACTGCACCGCTGCGAGCTCCAGGCGATCCCGGACGGCGTCACGATTCTGGCGACCGGCCCGCTGACCTCGCCCGGGCTGTCGTCGGCGCTCGAGCGCCTCTTCGGGGAAGCGCACCTCTACTTCTACGACGCCATCGCGCCGATCGTGACGAGCGACTCGATCGACATGGGGATCGCCTACAAAGCCTCGCGCTACGGGAAGGGCGGAGACGACTACGTCAACTGTCCGATGACGCGCGACGAGTACTATGCCTTCGTCGATGCCGTGCTCGCCGCCGAGAAGGTGCCGGCGAAGCAATTCGAGCGCACGGTGTATTTCGAGGGCTGTATGCCGATCGAAGAGATGGCGCGCCGCGGCCGCGACACGCTCGCCTTCGGTCCGATGCGTCCGGTCGGCCTGATCGATCCGCAGACGGGGACACGGCCTTTCGCCGTCGTGCAGCTCCGGCAGGACGACGCCGCGGCGCGGCTCTTCAACATGGTGGGCTTCCAGACCAAGATGACCTATCCCGAACAGCGGCGCGTCTTCCGCATGATCCCCGGGCTCGCGGCGGCCGAGTTCGTCCGGCTCGGCAGTCTCCACCGCAACACCTTCGTCGACTCGCCGAACGTGCTGATGCCGACGCTGCGGCTTCGCGCGGCGCGCACGACCTTTCTCGCGGGCCAGATCATCGGCGTCGAGGGCTACGTCGAGTCGGCGGCCGCGGGGTTGCTGGCCGGCATCAACGCGGCGCGGCTCCTCGCCGGGGCGCCGCTCGTGTCGCCGCCCGCGACCACCGCCCTCGGCTCACTCCTCGCGTACGTCACGCAGCGGGGTCGCCGCGACTTCCAGCCGATGAACGCGAACTACGGGCTCTTCCCACCGCTCGCGGGCCGCGTACGTGGACGCGAGAAGAAGCTCAAGCTCGCGGCGCGCGCGCTCGCCGACTTCGATCGGTGGTCGATCGCCGAAGGGCTCGCGCCGGCGGCGCGCGTGCGGCCGGCGCCTGAGCCGGTGGACGCGCTCCCCGCGTCGTCCTGA
- a CDS encoding branched-chain amino acid transaminase: MQKSELIWLDGEFVPWDEAKVHVLTHTLHYGLGAFEGIRCYQTKDGRSAVFRLHEHTRRLFASAHILEMPISFSPAAIDEACLDTIRRNKLRECYIRPLVFLGDGEMGLAAVNPVRVAVIVWPWGSYLGDDGIKNGIRVKTSSYQRFHVNTLMTKAKAVGHYVNSILAAREARRGGYDEALMLDTDGFVSEASGENLFIVRDDVVKTPPLTSVLPGITRATIITLLREQGYTLVEDRFTRDEAYIADEAFFTGTAAEVTPIREIDDRAIGTGKPGPVTQAMQQAYFALIRGEAPKHREWLSFV, from the coding sequence GTGCAAAAGAGCGAACTGATCTGGCTCGACGGAGAGTTCGTCCCCTGGGACGAAGCGAAGGTCCATGTCCTCACGCACACGCTGCACTACGGGCTCGGCGCGTTCGAAGGCATTCGCTGCTACCAGACGAAGGACGGCCGCTCGGCCGTGTTCCGTCTGCACGAGCACACCCGGCGCCTCTTCGCCTCGGCGCACATCCTCGAGATGCCGATCTCGTTCTCACCCGCCGCGATCGACGAGGCGTGTCTCGACACGATCCGCCGCAACAAGCTGCGTGAATGCTACATCCGGCCGCTCGTTTTTCTCGGTGATGGCGAGATGGGGCTCGCCGCGGTGAATCCCGTGCGCGTCGCCGTGATCGTGTGGCCGTGGGGTTCGTACCTCGGCGACGACGGCATCAAGAACGGCATCCGGGTGAAGACGTCGTCGTACCAGCGTTTCCACGTGAACACGTTGATGACGAAGGCGAAAGCGGTCGGTCACTACGTGAACTCGATCCTCGCGGCGCGCGAGGCGCGGCGCGGCGGGTACGACGAGGCGCTCATGCTCGACACCGACGGGTTCGTGTCGGAGGCGAGCGGCGAGAATCTTTTCATCGTGCGTGACGACGTCGTGAAGACGCCGCCGCTCACGTCGGTGCTGCCCGGGATCACCCGGGCGACGATCATCACGCTGCTCCGCGAGCAGGGGTACACGCTCGTCGAGGACCGCTTCACGCGCGACGAGGCCTACATCGCCGACGAGGCCTTCTTCACCGGGACGGCGGCCGAGGTCACGCCGATCCGCGAGATCGACGACCGCGCGATCGGAACGGGCAAGCCTGGTCCGGTCACGCAAGCGATGCAGCAGGCGTATTTCGCGTTGATTCGGGGGGAGGCCCCGAAGCATCGCGAGTGGTTGTCGTTCGTCTGA
- a CDS encoding YncE family protein, giving the protein MTVSGALAGHRPPARSVAALACLAVWLAAGVVFAAPFAYVVNHGDGTVSVLDTETNVVTATVTVGSQPLGAAVHPAATRAYVTNQIAPNGTVSVLDTATNAVVATVPVGAGPSGVAVKLPGDRVYVTNRDDKTVSVIDTANNATIATIPVDNNPLGIAIDPSGTPAYVVNKGSNSVSVIDTAANVVTGTIAVGNDPSQVAIAPGGRWVYVGNAGNASVSVIDSAAKAVVATVAVGSIPEGLALDPTGARLYVANSGPNSVSVVDTATRTVVSTVEVGFTPFAIGMRPDGARAFVLNRQSADVSVLDTATDPVTVRATVEVGSSPAGMGELVVPALRVPSFVADARKCQATLFRQAVKLVKLHHGLEATCRLGIRKAEADGRSTAAAEAACQAALDPGDPLSKIARARMRLGAAVQRRCTAVAPSLMNGPCDRGATTVSATLDCLMPQHEARVAALADDELAPTHPAPSKPALACQSAMAKHGRRFADRLHEDFAACLEKVLTAAATGKGEAKAAARCRGTLDLANPASKAARARAAALAGMGKKCAAVVPADLGHPCDADAATTAETAGCVVAEHAADVAKLVAAEANDACAMATRLGIGERYPAICGGP; this is encoded by the coding sequence GTGACGGTCTCCGGCGCCCTTGCGGGGCACCGACCGCCGGCGCGGTCGGTCGCGGCGCTCGCGTGCCTCGCGGTCTGGCTCGCCGCAGGCGTCGTGTTCGCGGCGCCGTTCGCCTACGTCGTGAACCACGGCGACGGGACGGTGTCGGTGCTCGATACGGAAACCAATGTCGTCACCGCGACCGTCACGGTCGGCAGCCAGCCGCTCGGCGCGGCCGTGCATCCCGCGGCCACCCGCGCGTACGTCACGAATCAGATCGCTCCGAACGGGACGGTGTCGGTGCTCGACACCGCAACCAACGCCGTGGTGGCGACCGTGCCCGTCGGTGCCGGGCCTTCGGGCGTGGCGGTGAAGCTCCCCGGCGACCGCGTCTACGTCACCAACCGCGACGACAAGACCGTGTCGGTCATCGACACCGCGAACAACGCGACCATCGCGACGATCCCCGTCGACAACAACCCCCTCGGCATCGCGATCGACCCCTCGGGCACGCCGGCCTACGTCGTGAACAAGGGCAGCAACAGCGTCTCGGTGATCGACACCGCCGCGAACGTGGTGACCGGAACGATCGCGGTCGGCAACGACCCGAGCCAGGTGGCGATCGCGCCCGGTGGTCGCTGGGTGTACGTCGGCAACGCCGGCAACGCGAGCGTCTCGGTCATCGATTCTGCGGCGAAGGCGGTCGTGGCGACGGTGGCGGTCGGCAGCATTCCCGAAGGGCTCGCCCTCGATCCCACGGGCGCGCGGCTCTACGTCGCGAACAGCGGGCCCAACAGCGTATCGGTGGTCGACACGGCGACGCGGACCGTCGTGTCGACCGTCGAGGTCGGGTTCACGCCGTTCGCGATCGGCATGCGGCCGGACGGCGCGCGGGCGTTCGTGTTGAATCGGCAGAGCGCCGACGTTTCGGTGCTCGATACCGCGACCGACCCCGTCACCGTGAGGGCGACCGTCGAGGTCGGGTCGAGCCCTGCGGGCATGGGCGAGCTCGTCGTGCCGGCGCTGCGGGTGCCGAGCTTCGTCGCGGACGCGCGAAAGTGCCAGGCGACGCTCTTCCGCCAGGCGGTGAAGCTCGTGAAGCTGCATCACGGCCTCGAGGCCACCTGTCGTCTCGGGATCCGCAAGGCGGAGGCGGATGGCAGGAGCACGGCGGCGGCCGAGGCCGCGTGTCAGGCCGCGCTCGATCCCGGCGACCCCCTGTCGAAGATCGCCCGGGCGAGGATGAGGCTCGGCGCCGCCGTCCAACGGCGCTGCACGGCGGTCGCGCCGTCGCTGATGAACGGTCCCTGCGATCGCGGCGCGACGACCGTCTCGGCGACTCTCGATTGCCTGATGCCGCAGCACGAAGCCCGGGTGGCGGCGCTCGCCGACGACGAGCTCGCGCCGACGCATCCGGCGCCGTCCAAGCCGGCCCTCGCGTGCCAGAGCGCGATGGCAAAGCACGGCCGGCGCTTCGCCGACCGCTTGCACGAGGACTTCGCGGCGTGTCTCGAGAAGGTGCTGACCGCGGCGGCGACGGGCAAGGGCGAAGCGAAGGCCGCCGCGCGCTGCCGGGGTACGCTCGATCTCGCGAACCCGGCATCGAAGGCCGCGCGCGCGCGCGCGGCCGCACTCGCGGGGATGGGGAAGAAGTGCGCCGCGGTGGTCCCGGCCGACCTCGGCCATCCGTGTGACGCCGATGCGGCGACGACGGCCGAGACCGCGGGCTGCGTCGTGGCGGAGCACGCCGCCGACGTGGCGAAACTCGTGGCGGCGGAGGCGAACGACGCCTGCGCGATGGCGACGCGGCTCGGGATCGGCGAGCGTTACCCGGCGATCTGCGGCGGACCGTAG